A DNA window from Acropora palmata chromosome 12, jaAcrPala1.3, whole genome shotgun sequence contains the following coding sequences:
- the LOC141860048 gene encoding uncharacterized protein LOC141860048 yields MNPQGIKKTIRKDKEKITRVFSRIAVIPFNRVDTKQSLEKSIRFQSEMKPLLERAIEGIGTILELSIAFQSMQSDPLFEEVLEISNQLSELDMRAQFNYSLLLFSTGKILEQLGVRDEYFPLVKAWMLERVIPNHKEIMALGGPQVAVNDDQLRSVAPNNDEDEKNTEDLLRHIVVMAAENPQEVKFFFRHKFVARKCACGEALGFKVVQMLQFAKVEDVNIRGDVLRAFIRRKGIGCNGIKLRFVDNTQHHGTQIRRSYLQTDLLAKLDTAFEQKPDTCEVTKTIEEEDAVTLDIGHATASSVVVETKDQRDAGLLDIHQDTTSSVVTTSTGTNDHKDAGPLENSCEDNASAAKPTSRRRPVRRPRNILDDNLSAHFQPSGKRCRRQRHK; encoded by the exons ATGAATCCGCAAGGTATTAAGAAAACCATCAGGAAggacaaggaaaaaataacaag aGTCTTTTCAAGAATTGCGGTAATTCCCTTTAATAGGGTTGACACTAAACAGAGCTTGGAGAAGTCAATAAGATTTCAGTCTGAAATGAAACCCCTACTAGAACGGGCAATCGAAGGCATTGGCACTATTCTTGAACTGAGCATTGCATTTCAATCAATGCAGTCAGACCCGTTATTTGAAGAAGTGCTTGAGATCAGTAACCAGCTGAGTGAGCTCGATATGAGAGCTCAGTTCAATTATTCTTTGTTACTTTTCTCAACTGGAAAG ATTCTTGAACAGCTTGGCGTAAGAGACGAATATTTTCCACTTGTGAAGGCGTGGATGCTAGAGCGGGTAATACCAAACCATAAAGAGATTATGGCTTTGGGTGGCCCACAGGTGGCTGTGAATGATGATCAGCTAAGAAGTGTTGCTCCCAATAACGATGAAGATGAAAAGAACACAGAGGACCTTTTACGCCACATTGTAGTCATGGCAGCAGAAAACCCTCAAGAG GTGAAATTTTTCTTCCGCCATAAATTTGTTGCCAGGAAATGCGCCTGCGGTGAAGCACTGGGCTTCAAAGTCGTGCAAATGCTTCAATTTGCAAAAGTTGAGGATGTGAACATACGTGGAGATGTGCTGAGGGCTTTCATAAGGCGAAAGGGAATTGGGTGCAATGGTATTAAACTGAGATTTGTCGATAACACTCAGCACCACGGCACCCAGATAAGGAGGAGTTATTTGCAAACAGATTTACTGGCAAAGCTCGACACCG CATTTGAGCAGAAACCTGATACATGTG AGGTGACTAAGACaatagaagaagaagatgCAGTTACCTTGGACATCGGCCACGCCACTGCTTCATCAG TGGTGGTGGAGACGAAAGATCAGAGAGATGCAGGGCTCTTGGACATCCACCAAGACACTACCTCATCAG TGGTGACCACTAGTACTGGGACAAATGATCACAAGGATGCAGGTCCCTTGGAAAATAGCTGTGAAGACAACGCTTCAGCAG CTAAACCAACCTCAAGGAGAAGACCTGTGAGAAGACCCAGGAACATTTTGGATGACAATTTGTCTGCCCATTTCCAACCAAGTGGGAAAAGATGCCGGAGACAAAGACATAAGTAA